The Ranitomeya variabilis isolate aRanVar5 chromosome 7, aRanVar5.hap1, whole genome shotgun sequence genome includes a window with the following:
- the LOC143785080 gene encoding uncharacterized protein LOC143785080 — protein sequence MTAPTGEIGIRPKEQETYRDIKGGGPPLLLSLGFLFPGDRISEDYRNHTWARSIRLCGFCANGRGCSPDAASGEIPLDGSPLVWPACGMAESGRDDADSTGAALQRCGLKQAPDADHQVKGSGICGTAAAAAGTPLHSAGRDNGGRTCVERCKNPQNDPEVEEHFRVTHTAVEGKARFRACAVHRCREKKKKKKSLLTGSWPIKRGKLQTHRRCNMSSPGKTVDPAGEPASRRSSDASHRSETKDSRSRKSQPPISAKKRQKSKHKQCALCDEPLPDSHPKKLCNQCMAETMQSPSMSVTDIRAIIREELQAISQASTPPKKSGKEKAISSSESEEEGVIHSDSSQASSSSSTHSDIEGRACFPLDGVDNLVKSIRNTIGCEDTKDDQTAQDIMFAGLAERKRRAFPVIPAVKALIKREWEKQDQRGFLPSASKRKYPFNDEELISWTKIPKVDAAVASTSKQSALPVEDAGLLSDPLDRKAESSLKRSWEASTGIFKPSIASTCTARSMLVWIDQLDQQIEQGVSRQKLRDAIPQKRGKKPSLTPQFLSIGRPLGRGHDLEF from the exons atgacagcacccactggagagatagggatccgccccaaggaacaggaaacctacagagacataaaagggggcggtccccctctcctcctcagtttaggtttcctgttcccaggggacaggatctctgaagactacagaaatcatacctgggctaggagcatccgcctgtgcggtttctgcgcgaacggcaggggatgcagtccagatgcagcgtcgggggagattccgttagacggctcccccctcgtctggccggcatgtgggatggctgagtccgGGAGAGATGACGCCGATTCCACAGGAGCAGCGCTGCAGAGGTGCGGCTTGAAACaggctccagacgcggaccaccaggtaaaagggtccgggatctgcggcacagctgcagcggcagccggtacaccgctccatagcgcaggccgggataatggcggccgcacatgcgtggagcggtgtaagaatccccagaatgacccggaagtagaggagcacttccgggtcactcacacagcggtggagggaaaagcgcggtttcgcgcatgcgcagtgcaccgctgcagagaaaaaaaaaaaaaaaaaaaaagtttactgaccggatcctggcctataaaaagggggaagttgcaaacgcacaggcgatgcaacatgtcgtccccaggcaagactgtggacccagcaggtgagccagccagcagaaggtcctcagatgccagccacaggagtgagaccaaggattcaagatccagaaagtcgcagcctcctatttcg gccaaaaagagacagaaatctaagcacaagcaatgtgcgttatgtgacgagcctctcccagattcccaccccaaaaaactctgcaatcagtgtatggcggaaacaatgcagagtccatctatgtcggtcacagatatacgggccataattagagaggaattacaggccatctcacaagccagtaccccccctaaaaaatccgggaaagaaaaggctatatccagctctgagtccgaggaggaaggcgttatccactcagactcctcgcaggcgtcatcctcttcctcaacacattccgacattgagggtcgagcttgttttcctcttgatggggtggacaacctagtaaagtccatcaggaatactataggttgtgaggatacaaaagacgaccaaactgcacaagacatcatgtttgcagggttggcggagaggaagagaagagcattcccagtaattcctgcggttaaggctctgataaagagggagtgggagaaacaggaccagagaggtttcctcccgtcagcctccaaaaggaagtacccctttaatgatgaggagttaatttcatggactaaaatccctaaggtggacgctgcagtcgcctccacctcaaaacagtcagccctaccagtcgaggatgcgggcctactttctgatcctttagatcggaaggcagaatcgtcactgaaacgatcatgggaggcttccacgggcatatttaagccatcaattgccagcacgtgcacagctagatccatgcttgtgtggattgatcagctggatcaacaaatcgaacagggggtctccagacaaaaattgcgggatgcgataccacaaaagagaggaaaaaagccttccctgacccctcaattcctttctataggaagacctttaggaagaggcc ATGATCTAGAATTCTGA